The following DNA comes from Lentibacillus sp. Marseille-P4043.
CCTTGAATAATCCCGCCAGTTGGAAAATCAGGTCCTTTGATAACATCCATTAACTCATCAACTGTAACGGAAGGTTTATCGATTTTTTTAATTACAGCATCAATTACTTCCGCTAAGTTATGTGGTGGAATATCTGTCGCATACCCAGATGAAATACCTGTTGATCCATTAACTAGTAGATTCGGAAATTTAGCTGGAAGAACAACCGGTTCCTGTATCGTGTCGTCAAAATTGGGAATGAAATCAACTGTCTCCTTATCGATATCGCGAAGCAATTCTGATGCAATGCTAGCCAGACGTGCTTCTGTATACCGCATGGCAGCTGGAGGGTCTCCGTCAATGCTACCGTTGTTACCATGCATCTCAACTAGCACATTACGTACTTTCCATTCCTGACTTAGTCGTACCATTGCCTCATATACCGATGAATCTCCATGCGGGTGGTAGTTCCCAATTACGGTACCAACTGTTTTAGCCGATTTACGAAAGTTTTTATCATGCGTGTTTTTTTCCTCAAACATAGCATACAAAATCCGGCGCTGTACTGGTTTTAAACCATCCCTAGCATCAGGTAATGCTCTATCCTGAATAATATATTTACTATACCTTCCAAATCGATCACCAATAACTTCTTCAAGTGGAAGGTCCAAATACTTCTCTGGTTGTGACAAACCAATCCCCCCTTTTTTACATTTAATCTATATGAATTTTATCATTTTCTAATATATTTTCAGCATCGTCCATCCCAAATTGAACATTGCCTTCAATCCATTTTCGTCTTGGTTCCACCTTGTCACCCATAAGCGTTGTAATCCTTCGTTCAGCCCGTGCAAGGTCATCGATAGTCACACGAATTAAAGTTCGAGTTTGCGGATTCATTGTTGTTTCCCATAATTGATCTGCATTCATTTCTCCGAGACCTTTGTATCGTTGTATTGTATAACCGTTTTTAAATTCCTTTAAAATATCCTGTAATTCATTATCTTCCCATGCATAAACAATTTTTTCATTTTTGCCTTTACCTTTAGAAACTTTATATAAAGGCGGTAAAGCAATGTAAACTTTTCCAGTTTCAACCAATAAACGCATATAACGATAGAAAAAAGTTAATAACAATACTTGAATATGCGCACCATCCGTATCAGCATCAGTCATGATAATGATTTTATCATATTGTACGTCATCTAAATCAAAATCGCCACCAACACCCGCACCAATAGTGTGAATGATCGTTGAAATTTCTTCATTTTTAAATACATCCTGAAGCTTGGCCTTTTCCGTATTGATCACTTTACCCCTTAACGGAAGTACCGCCTGAAATTTACGATCTCTCCCTTGTTTCGCAGAGCCTCCAGCAGAATCCCCCTCAACTAAGTAAAGTTCATTTTTTTGTGGGTTTTTAGATTGTGCTGGGGTTAATTTCCCACTTAGCAATGTATCTTTTCGTTTCTTCTTTTTGCCTGTCCTGGCATCTTCGCGTGCTTTTCTTGCAGCTACTCGAGCTTCTTTAGCCTTAATCGCCTTTCGAATTAATAAACCAGCAACGTCGGGATTTTCTTCTAAAAAGTAGGAAAGCTTCTCGGAAACGACCGCATCAACTGCTGACCTTGCTTCAGATGTTCCCAGTTTACCTTTTGTCTGCCCTTCAAATTGCAGCTTTTCTTCCGGAATTCTAACAGACACAATGGAAGTAAACCCTTCTCGGATATCGGTACCTTCCAGATTTTTATCCTTTTCTTTTAACAAAGCTGTCTTTCTTGCATAATCATTAAAAATCCGGGTAATCGCTGTTCTAGCACCTGATTCATGTGTACCGCCATCTT
Coding sequences within:
- the parE gene encoding DNA topoisomerase IV subunit B, producing MDKQSLQYSDDSIQILEGLDAVRKRPGMYIGSTDSRGLHHLVFEIVDNAVDEALAGYGDLIKVTIHKDNSISVEDSGRGIPTGMHSTGRPTIEVIFTILHAGGKFGQGGYKTSGGLHGVGASVVNALSEWLEVTSFRDGYTYYQRFENGGKPVGTLKKGEATRKKGSIIHFKPDNSIFSTTIFNFETLSERLREAAFLLKGLKIELIDEREKRKEAYQYPDGLESFVKFLNEEKDTLHPVVSFEGEQQEIEVDFAFQFNDGYAESMLSFVNHVRTKDGGTHESGARTAITRIFNDYARKTALLKEKDKNLEGTDIREGFTSIVSVRIPEEKLQFEGQTKGKLGTSEARSAVDAVVSEKLSYFLEENPDVAGLLIRKAIKAKEARVAARKAREDARTGKKKKRKDTLLSGKLTPAQSKNPQKNELYLVEGDSAGGSAKQGRDRKFQAVLPLRGKVINTEKAKLQDVFKNEEISTIIHTIGAGVGGDFDLDDVQYDKIIIMTDADTDGAHIQVLLLTFFYRYMRLLVETGKVYIALPPLYKVSKGKGKNEKIVYAWEDNELQDILKEFKNGYTIQRYKGLGEMNADQLWETTMNPQTRTLIRVTIDDLARAERRITTLMGDKVEPRRKWIEGNVQFGMDDAENILENDKIHID